A portion of the Bifidobacterium bifidum ATCC 29521 = JCM 1255 = DSM 20456 genome contains these proteins:
- a CDS encoding type II secretion system F family protein, with translation MSVGGLPRCVALMVVLAWMLWPYAPRGRALLPVSSRVPRAGRKTGAGDAVRNGRVMGLSGVIAHMSSSVRAGGMISGVLADVDGSGFAGVPLTASRLKRLLMRQRMPGESAAQAEHVAFELAVACAMCERSGCSLADCLDVVGENHRISRLLHDSRRSAFAVPRATAALLGALPLVTIGLGELLGARPVQVLFGSAQGNACLAVGGAGYALGLLWMSSMMRNTGTNIDTV, from the coding sequence ATGAGCGTGGGTGGGTTGCCGCGATGCGTCGCGCTGATGGTCGTGCTGGCATGGATGCTGTGGCCGTATGCCCCTCGCGGCCGTGCCCTGTTGCCGGTCTCTTCGAGGGTGCCGCGAGCAGGGCGAAAGACCGGTGCCGGTGATGCCGTCCGTAATGGCCGTGTGATGGGGCTGTCCGGCGTGATCGCGCATATGAGTTCGTCTGTTCGGGCCGGCGGCATGATCTCAGGTGTTCTTGCCGATGTCGACGGGAGCGGATTCGCAGGGGTGCCGTTGACCGCAAGCCGGTTGAAACGGCTGCTGATGCGACAGCGAATGCCGGGGGAGAGCGCCGCCCAGGCCGAACATGTCGCCTTCGAACTCGCCGTGGCCTGTGCGATGTGCGAGCGGTCAGGATGCTCCCTTGCCGATTGTCTGGATGTGGTCGGCGAGAACCATCGGATTTCCAGGCTGTTGCATGATTCCCGACGCAGTGCTTTCGCGGTTCCGCGCGCGACGGCGGCGCTGTTGGGCGCGTTGCCGTTGGTCACCATAGGTTTGGGAGAGCTGCTGGGCGCTCGCCCGGTGCAGGTACTGTTCGGCTCCGCGCAGGGCAATGCGTGCCTGGCGGTGGGCGGCGCAGGCTACGCGCTGGGACTGCTGTGGATGTCATCGATGATGCGGAACACCGGTACGAACATTGATACCGTCTGA
- the dnaX gene encoding DNA polymerase III subunit gamma/tau, whose protein sequence is MALALYRRYRPDTFEGVIGQDQVTVPLMRALDSGKLTHAYLFSGPRGCGKTSSARILARCINCAKGPTSHPCGECASCKDLATGGPGSIDVVEIDAASHNGVDDARELRERAGFAPARDRYKIFILDEAHMVTQQGFNALLKIVEEPPDHVMFIFATTEPDKVIGTIRSRTHHYPFRLVPQEVMGPYLEEICAKESIKPEPGVLKLAMRAGGGSVRDTLSVLDQLMVGAVDGVIAHDAAVALLGFTPEALIGEAVDAVIARNGEALYGVVQKVVVGGFDPRRFVEDLLARVRDLLVLTLGGAQAESVLSDAAEAEDMDDLRRQASSLGLGALTSMAETINTTLGSMTGAISPRMRLELLAARLLAGREGLDVASAAGGTAPGADSAGTGRGAAGVNARTGGIAESRSGGTTPRRGGFIGSARNQQTDARQSATSQTNTSPSRTTGTQPDRALQTETPTMAEVPATADAQAGAPSPAAQAPSAARVPSAGEPTAAQSSPQGDDRTPDERWDALVAGLPADVAAYVNRSKVPRIHLEQHEPGGKGTLWIKFDKALSKYAFAKAVAGEEVGGTRNVVQIMRAETRKAFGDQVQLAPTKKMADGQVAPPFGQLPADEQQRISAQIVKASLSASLGAMSVGNNAKEPQTPPESGDTASADTDEVHRAVHDAPDATVAHDRDNNRAVAQDTSRADAQSTVDPWALPEAGAGDAWSPTDDASHNVSRDVSRNAPQDEGHHAKHIAVPDLSDDTDPWANDGGNSMPVDGVRGGDAPGTPQNVAHAQSQSREDSERTNPGPTAVPESMSAEDPWAGMPSSVASASSSIAAPSAGSPAALQGSSDDLAAPGRPENPGVEPGTTHLQQTPGAAAGQRASRPAYNDTDPFAGADPYAQEDIPMPTVAPEDDEYSMNDVSLGSPETMSLDDVKQFFEVVKPVEEYGPDDPKNPRNIQHVNKHDSE, encoded by the coding sequence ATGGCACTTGCACTGTATCGACGTTATCGACCGGACACGTTTGAGGGGGTCATCGGTCAGGATCAGGTCACTGTTCCGCTGATGCGGGCCCTCGACAGCGGCAAGCTCACGCATGCGTACCTGTTTTCCGGGCCGCGTGGCTGCGGTAAGACCAGTTCCGCGCGTATCCTCGCGCGGTGCATCAACTGCGCCAAGGGGCCGACCTCGCATCCATGCGGGGAATGCGCCAGTTGCAAGGACCTCGCCACTGGCGGTCCAGGTTCCATCGACGTGGTGGAAATCGACGCGGCCAGTCACAATGGCGTCGACGACGCCCGTGAACTGCGAGAGCGCGCCGGATTCGCCCCCGCTCGGGATCGCTATAAGATTTTCATTCTTGACGAGGCGCACATGGTCACCCAGCAGGGTTTCAACGCGTTGCTGAAGATTGTCGAGGAACCGCCGGACCATGTGATGTTCATCTTCGCGACCACCGAACCCGACAAGGTGATCGGCACCATCCGTTCGCGTACCCATCATTACCCGTTCCGGCTGGTTCCCCAGGAGGTCATGGGACCGTATCTGGAGGAGATTTGCGCCAAGGAAAGCATCAAGCCGGAACCCGGCGTGCTCAAGCTGGCGATGCGCGCCGGCGGCGGTTCGGTGCGTGACACTCTGTCGGTGCTCGATCAGTTGATGGTCGGCGCGGTTGACGGCGTGATCGCCCACGACGCCGCCGTGGCGCTGCTCGGCTTCACGCCGGAGGCGCTGATCGGCGAGGCCGTGGACGCCGTCATCGCGCGTAACGGCGAAGCGCTGTATGGCGTGGTGCAGAAAGTCGTGGTGGGAGGATTCGACCCGCGTCGGTTCGTCGAGGATCTGCTGGCGCGGGTGCGTGATCTGCTGGTGCTGACATTGGGCGGCGCTCAGGCAGAAAGCGTGCTTTCCGATGCTGCCGAGGCCGAGGACATGGACGACCTGCGTAGGCAGGCGTCGTCGCTTGGCTTGGGTGCGTTGACGTCGATGGCAGAAACCATCAATACCACCCTGGGGTCTATGACCGGGGCGATTTCTCCGCGCATGCGGCTCGAATTGCTCGCCGCGCGCTTACTTGCCGGGCGAGAGGGACTGGATGTCGCGTCGGCCGCGGGCGGCACTGCGCCCGGGGCGGACTCTGCAGGTACTGGCCGCGGAGCTGCAGGAGTGAATGCGCGAACAGGCGGCATCGCCGAGAGCCGGTCAGGCGGGACGACTCCGCGCAGGGGAGGATTCATCGGATCCGCTCGCAACCAGCAGACGGACGCTCGCCAATCGGCGACAAGCCAGACGAATACGTCACCGAGCCGAACCACCGGCACCCAACCTGATCGCGCACTCCAGACGGAAACGCCCACTATGGCGGAAGTGCCTGCAACAGCGGATGCGCAAGCCGGTGCCCCGTCTCCCGCCGCTCAAGCACCGTCCGCCGCTCGAGTACCGTCGGCCGGTGAGCCGACAGCCGCGCAATCCTCTCCGCAGGGCGACGACCGCACGCCGGACGAACGCTGGGATGCACTGGTCGCCGGATTGCCGGCGGACGTCGCCGCGTACGTGAACCGCAGCAAGGTGCCGCGCATCCACTTGGAACAGCACGAGCCAGGCGGAAAAGGCACGTTGTGGATCAAGTTCGACAAGGCGCTGAGCAAGTATGCCTTCGCGAAGGCCGTCGCTGGTGAGGAAGTCGGCGGAACCCGCAACGTGGTGCAGATCATGCGCGCTGAGACCCGCAAGGCGTTCGGCGACCAAGTGCAGCTCGCGCCCACCAAGAAGATGGCCGACGGGCAGGTCGCGCCGCCGTTCGGCCAGCTGCCGGCAGACGAGCAGCAGCGCATCAGTGCCCAGATCGTCAAAGCGAGTCTCAGCGCATCATTGGGGGCGATGAGCGTCGGCAACAATGCCAAGGAGCCGCAGACTCCTCCCGAAAGCGGCGACACCGCATCGGCCGATACGGACGAAGTCCATCGAGCCGTACACGACGCGCCGGACGCGACAGTGGCTCATGACCGCGACAATAACCGGGCGGTCGCACAGGATACCTCGCGTGCGGACGCGCAGTCGACAGTGGATCCGTGGGCGCTCCCGGAAGCGGGGGCTGGCGACGCTTGGTCACCGACTGACGATGCGTCTCACAATGTTTCACGGGATGTTTCACGGAATGCTCCGCAAGATGAGGGCCATCACGCGAAACACATCGCCGTGCCGGATTTGAGCGACGACACCGACCCGTGGGCCAACGACGGCGGCAACAGTATGCCCGTTGACGGTGTACGCGGTGGCGACGCGCCCGGCACACCTCAGAACGTTGCCCATGCGCAGTCACAGTCGCGAGAGGACTCCGAGCGCACCAACCCTGGCCCCACCGCCGTGCCGGAGTCCATGTCCGCGGAAGACCCCTGGGCTGGCATGCCGTCATCAGTCGCTTCCGCTTCGTCGAGCATCGCCGCGCCAAGCGCAGGCTCCCCGGCAGCTCTCCAAGGGTCTTCCGACGACTTGGCTGCGCCCGGGCGCCCGGAAAACCCCGGAGTCGAACCGGGAACGACGCATCTGCAGCAGACTCCCGGTGCCGCAGCCGGTCAGAGAGCATCCCGCCCTGCGTATAACGACACCGATCCGTTCGCCGGAGCCGACCCGTATGCGCAGGAGGACATTCCCATGCCGACCGTGGCGCCGGAAGACGACGAATATTCGATGAATGACGTTTCACTTGGCTCGCCCGAGACGATGAGTCTCGACGACGTCAAGCAGTTCTTCGAAGTCGTCAAGCCGGTGGAGGAATACGGCCCCGACGACCCCAAGAACCCCAGGAACATCCAGCACGTCAACAAACATGATTCGGAGTGA
- a CDS encoding TadE family type IV pilus minor pilin, with product MATMSHADSGAATAEFAVVLPAVAMVAMVLLCLTRTVTVSMRCQDAASAVVRELVTREGGLSGAGMSVNAVASGIAGEGAVVSVADDGHSIRVTAQCPVLPDPFGVLPVKVTGSATGWR from the coding sequence ATGGCGACGATGTCACATGCTGACAGTGGAGCCGCCACTGCGGAGTTCGCGGTGGTGCTTCCCGCTGTGGCCATGGTGGCGATGGTGTTGCTCTGCCTGACGAGAACGGTCACGGTGTCCATGCGATGCCAGGATGCCGCGTCGGCCGTAGTTCGCGAACTGGTGACGAGGGAAGGCGGCCTATCGGGAGCGGGGATGTCCGTCAACGCCGTGGCGAGTGGCATCGCGGGCGAAGGCGCAGTGGTGTCGGTCGCTGATGATGGCCATTCGATACGCGTGACGGCGCAATGCCCCGTGCTGCCGGATCCATTCGGCGTTCTACCCGTCAAAGTAACCGGCTCGGCCACAGGATGGCGGTGA
- a CDS encoding CpaF family protein — protein sequence MIEFGPLDALARDPTVTDVAITCEGRVWADRGGGMTECRLPMPLRTPRIVREYAVRLCAQLGRRLDDACPIADASSEDGIRVHAVIAPLVAQGAAVTIRFPDRRLLGLTGLRDAGMFPPDWLTLLRNLVKNRARVLISGGTGSGKTTLLKALLAECDSLDRIVTVEEVRELGDLGRGNHVSMVVRGANVEGAGAVGLPELVKATLRMRPDRVVLGECRGEEIADLLRAFNSGHLGGMTTLHADGIDRVPARLIALGMLAGLDAHTLTMLAEGAFDVMLHLERHHGRRRIAQIGCLGMRDGVLSGDVVALWDGEGAMMPCPRWHDFTGRWGM from the coding sequence ATGATTGAATTTGGGCCGTTGGATGCGCTGGCACGCGATCCAACGGTCACCGATGTCGCGATCACCTGCGAGGGAAGGGTGTGGGCGGACCGAGGCGGAGGAATGACGGAGTGCCGGTTGCCTATGCCGTTGCGCACGCCGCGAATAGTGCGTGAATATGCGGTGCGGCTGTGTGCGCAATTGGGACGGCGTCTTGACGACGCCTGCCCGATTGCGGACGCGTCGAGCGAGGACGGGATTCGCGTGCACGCGGTGATCGCGCCACTGGTCGCGCAGGGCGCGGCGGTGACGATTCGTTTTCCGGATCGGCGGTTGCTTGGATTGACCGGATTGCGTGATGCTGGGATGTTCCCGCCGGACTGGCTGACGTTGCTGCGGAATCTGGTGAAGAACCGGGCTCGAGTGCTGATTAGCGGCGGCACGGGCAGCGGCAAAACCACGCTGCTGAAAGCGCTGCTTGCGGAATGCGATTCATTGGACCGTATCGTCACCGTTGAGGAGGTTCGGGAATTGGGGGATCTCGGACGCGGCAACCATGTGTCGATGGTGGTGAGAGGGGCGAATGTGGAAGGCGCCGGAGCCGTAGGACTGCCGGAGCTGGTCAAGGCGACCCTGCGCATGAGACCGGATCGGGTGGTACTGGGCGAATGCCGTGGCGAGGAAATCGCCGATCTGCTGCGCGCGTTCAATTCGGGCCACCTTGGCGGTATGACCACATTGCACGCAGATGGCATTGACCGGGTGCCGGCGCGATTGATCGCGCTGGGCATGCTGGCCGGCCTTGACGCGCATACGTTGACGATGCTGGCGGAGGGGGCGTTCGACGTGATGCTGCATCTTGAGCGGCATCATGGTCGCCGGAGAATCGCCCAGATCGGGTGCCTCGGCATGCGCGACGGAGTGTTGTCCGGCGACGTGGTGGCGTTGTGGGACGGTGAGGGCGCCATGATGCCATGCCCGCGCTGGCATGATTTCACCGGGCGATGGGGCATGTGA
- a CDS encoding DUF4244 domain-containing protein: MTRTVGNMGASARRGICLLDARLRTLSAEPEEGATTAEYAVVLVAATGFAAVLVALLKSDTIKTLLTNIVKKSLSVG; this comes from the coding sequence ATGACACGTACGGTGGGCAACATGGGGGCGTCGGCGCGGCGGGGCATTTGCCTGTTGGATGCACGGCTGCGCACGTTGAGCGCGGAGCCAGAGGAAGGGGCCACCACCGCGGAGTACGCGGTGGTGCTGGTCGCAGCCACGGGCTTCGCGGCCGTTCTGGTCGCTTTGCTCAAATCGGACACCATCAAGACGTTGCTGACCAACATCGTCAAGAAGTCGTTGAGTGTGGGATGA
- a CDS encoding Rv3654c family TadE-like protein encodes MQSDEGSGTMACVMLIALAAALIATVASVGGALLCRSRARSAADATALSAASAYWSGGASDPCAVGWRAAAENDAQLESCAVEGDDIVVTVSVPLRLPFMSRVSQRSRAGPISCE; translated from the coding sequence ATGCAATCCGATGAAGGGTCGGGAACGATGGCCTGCGTGATGCTGATCGCGCTCGCGGCCGCACTGATAGCGACCGTCGCGTCGGTCGGAGGCGCGCTGCTCTGCCGGTCGCGTGCGCGGAGCGCTGCCGATGCCACGGCATTGTCGGCGGCGTCGGCGTACTGGTCTGGTGGCGCATCCGATCCGTGTGCCGTAGGGTGGCGTGCCGCGGCAGAGAATGACGCGCAACTGGAGTCGTGCGCCGTCGAGGGAGATGACATCGTCGTGACGGTGTCCGTGCCGCTGCGCCTGCCATTCATGTCACGTGTCAGCCAGCGTTCCCGCGCCGGGCCCATCAGCTGTGAATAG
- a CDS encoding septum site-determining protein minD, TadZ-like protein, whose product MTMPRVVCPSPVSSVDGNQSIGTLTHAGCRNTVVFSSASGGAGTSVFAAMVAWRLAQRKLQCALVDCDFAAGGIDVLLGIENEPGLRFQTVDIPLGKTEGAALNGELPQWERVGVLASQPWNGSDPEPWTVSAVLEALAQANDVVVVDIGAPSALHSLPMLRQCRQVVLAELTVLGLARARAARAMMIRQGESRPIMVGVVPRGLSRRGGVVDAHEASEYLHEELAGVVAPDRGLHGDVLEGLGIRAIGKSSRKAVDAVVGVIETGLGGDVP is encoded by the coding sequence ATGACCATGCCGCGAGTCGTATGCCCGAGCCCAGTCTCATCCGTGGACGGCAATCAGTCGATCGGCACGCTGACGCATGCAGGATGCCGTAATACAGTGGTGTTCTCTTCCGCGTCCGGGGGAGCGGGAACCAGCGTGTTCGCGGCGATGGTCGCATGGCGCTTGGCCCAGCGCAAGTTGCAGTGCGCACTGGTCGACTGCGATTTCGCGGCCGGAGGCATCGACGTGCTGCTGGGCATCGAAAACGAGCCGGGCCTGCGATTTCAAACAGTCGATATACCACTCGGGAAAACGGAAGGTGCGGCGCTGAATGGCGAGTTGCCGCAATGGGAGCGCGTGGGGGTGCTCGCCAGTCAACCTTGGAACGGTTCGGATCCTGAGCCATGGACGGTCTCTGCCGTACTTGAGGCGCTGGCGCAGGCCAATGATGTGGTGGTCGTCGATATCGGGGCTCCGAGCGCGTTGCATTCGCTGCCGATGCTGCGACAGTGCCGTCAGGTGGTATTGGCCGAGCTGACGGTGCTCGGTCTGGCGCGTGCTCGGGCGGCGAGGGCGATGATGATACGGCAAGGGGAGTCGCGCCCGATTATGGTCGGTGTCGTGCCCCGCGGACTGTCGCGCCGCGGCGGCGTGGTCGACGCGCACGAGGCATCGGAGTATCTGCATGAGGAGCTGGCCGGGGTGGTGGCTCCGGACCGCGGGCTGCATGGCGATGTGCTGGAGGGGCTGGGCATCCGGGCTATCGGCAAGAGCAGCCGCAAGGCGGTGGATGCAGTCGTCGGTGTCATCGAGACGGGGTTGGGAGGTGATGTCCCATGA
- a CDS encoding type II secretion system F family protein — MSLPLLIGLLSVSLRSGMSVTRSLEGVGEAVGGALGGGLCAVADALHRGSSWKDAWNAADFGDYAETSAILRGVLEPSWTRGVSPIGPLTTASEQWMEGERTAIEQESASLSVKLLLPTGLCMLPAFVFLGILPSVMAFVG; from the coding sequence GTGTCGTTGCCGTTGCTGATTGGACTGTTGTCGGTGTCGCTGCGGTCAGGCATGTCCGTCACGCGTTCTCTGGAGGGTGTGGGTGAGGCTGTCGGAGGGGCTCTTGGCGGCGGGCTGTGTGCGGTTGCGGACGCTCTGCACCGCGGATCGTCATGGAAGGATGCTTGGAATGCCGCCGATTTCGGTGATTATGCGGAGACTTCGGCAATCCTTCGTGGCGTGTTGGAGCCATCGTGGACTCGTGGTGTTTCGCCGATCGGCCCTCTGACGACGGCTTCGGAGCAATGGATGGAAGGCGAGCGAACCGCGATCGAGCAGGAGTCGGCGTCTCTGTCGGTGAAACTGCTGCTGCCCACGGGATTGTGCATGCTGCCGGCGTTCGTGTTTCTAGGCATACTCCCCTCGGTGATGGCGTTCGTGGGATGA
- a CDS encoding diacylglycerol/lipid kinase family protein: MGEAKTMVALIGNPVSNKGWGAVVGEQVFTMLAEAGQRHGFDVMDLTGTSFDDSLTAARENRALYDYLVVVGGDGMIALGANAVCGSGIPLGIVAVGSGNDFARGLKLPVNRVKTAVEGIVGAIACGTYLDVDMGRVRSTEIACMVHGESGEPVVDEEGRPVNGLIDRYYAGMLNCGLDASINDRANHSRLPGGSARYAAAVLVEIARMKQYGYHVKATLSDGTVEEHGIIAPMLTVANARYIGGGLEVSPYSLLDDGMLDLVWLNCKPNVGQCAKALSNAYNGRLLASQIFSWKRVRQVEITRAHEGDEPPVLMADGEYVGHLPVTVTAQAKALRVLVPPAVAHWHDSRSEEHIMAAIERDGRDPVTGEFI, encoded by the coding sequence ATGGGCGAAGCGAAGACAATGGTGGCGTTGATCGGCAATCCCGTTTCAAACAAGGGGTGGGGTGCCGTCGTGGGCGAACAGGTATTCACGATGCTGGCCGAAGCCGGACAGCGGCATGGATTCGACGTAATGGATCTGACCGGCACCAGCTTTGATGATTCGCTGACGGCCGCTCGCGAGAACCGCGCCCTATACGACTACTTGGTGGTCGTAGGCGGCGACGGCATGATCGCCTTGGGGGCCAACGCCGTCTGCGGCAGTGGCATCCCGCTCGGCATTGTGGCGGTCGGTTCGGGCAATGATTTCGCGCGAGGTCTGAAACTGCCCGTCAACCGGGTCAAAACCGCGGTGGAAGGCATCGTCGGCGCCATCGCATGCGGCACTTATCTGGATGTCGATATGGGACGCGTGCGCTCGACGGAGATCGCCTGCATGGTGCATGGCGAGTCCGGTGAGCCCGTGGTGGATGAGGAAGGCCGCCCGGTGAACGGGCTGATCGACCGATACTATGCGGGGATGCTTAATTGTGGGCTTGACGCAAGCATCAACGATCGGGCCAACCATTCGCGCCTTCCCGGAGGGTCAGCGCGATACGCTGCGGCGGTGCTGGTGGAGATCGCCCGCATGAAACAGTACGGCTATCACGTCAAGGCCACGCTGTCGGACGGCACGGTGGAGGAACACGGCATCATCGCCCCTATGCTCACAGTCGCCAATGCACGGTACATCGGAGGCGGACTGGAGGTGTCTCCGTACTCCTTGCTTGATGACGGAATGCTGGATCTGGTGTGGCTGAACTGCAAGCCGAATGTCGGCCAATGTGCCAAAGCGCTGTCCAACGCCTATAACGGGAGGTTGCTCGCCAGCCAGATATTCAGCTGGAAGCGTGTGCGCCAGGTGGAGATAACCCGCGCCCACGAGGGAGACGAGCCTCCGGTGCTGATGGCCGATGGGGAGTACGTCGGGCATCTTCCAGTGACCGTCACCGCGCAGGCCAAGGCGTTGCGCGTATTGGTCCCGCCTGCGGTCGCCCACTGGCATGACAGCCGGAGCGAGGAGCATATCATGGCGGCGATCGAGCGCGACGGGCGTGACCCGGTGACCGGCGAATTCATCTGA
- a CDS encoding aspartate kinase — protein sequence MALIVQKYGGSSVADTESIKRVAKRVVETKKKGNRVAVVVSAMGDTTDDLIDQALSIDSNPPEREMDMLMTAGERISMSLLAMAIHAAGDRAHSFTGQQAGFFTDTRYGAAHIKAVKPDRVQNALSLGDVAIVAGFQGINAKGDATTLGRGGSDTSAVALAVALGADICEIYTDVDGVFTADPRIVPKASRIPVIGYDEILEMSSCGSKVLALRCVEYAQRFNMPLHVRSSFSHRPGTLIVPDGVDPRSLPNID from the coding sequence GTGGCTCTCATCGTGCAGAAGTACGGCGGCTCGTCGGTCGCCGATACCGAATCGATCAAGCGCGTGGCCAAGCGCGTCGTCGAGACCAAGAAAAAGGGCAACAGGGTGGCCGTGGTCGTCTCCGCCATGGGAGACACGACCGACGACCTGATCGACCAAGCGCTGAGCATCGACTCCAACCCGCCCGAGCGCGAGATGGACATGCTGATGACCGCCGGTGAGCGCATCTCCATGAGCCTTCTCGCCATGGCCATTCACGCCGCCGGGGACCGTGCGCATTCGTTCACCGGTCAGCAGGCCGGATTCTTCACCGACACCCGTTACGGCGCCGCGCACATCAAGGCCGTGAAGCCCGACCGCGTGCAGAACGCGCTGTCGCTCGGAGACGTGGCCATCGTCGCAGGTTTCCAGGGCATCAACGCCAAGGGAGACGCCACCACGCTCGGCCGCGGCGGCTCCGACACGTCGGCCGTGGCGCTTGCCGTGGCGCTCGGCGCCGACATCTGCGAGATCTACACCGACGTGGATGGCGTGTTCACCGCCGATCCGCGCATCGTGCCAAAGGCCAGTCGCATTCCGGTCATCGGCTACGACGAGATTCTGGAGATGTCCAGTTGCGGTTCGAAGGTGCTGGCACTGCGCTGCGTGGAGTACGCGCAGCGGTTCAACATGCCGCTTCACGTGCGCAGCTCCTTCTCGCATCGTCCCGGCACGCTGATCGTGCCCGACGGAGTCGACCCGCGCAGCCTGCCCAACATCGACTGA
- a CDS encoding ACT domain-containing protein, whose translation MSDNNSKSMGDLFPDLGPEAPVISGVAHDRSEALATVRGVPNEPGMAAKVFTELATAGVNVDMIVQAGASVGTAEISFTVPESTVKEVENVLIDKHDELGYKSFDINRSVGKVAVVGVGMKTHSGLAAKFFTALSDKGINVLMISTSEIRIAALVPLDQLDDAVRALHTAYGLDADQVEAVVYGGTGR comes from the coding sequence ATGAGCGACAACAACAGCAAATCCATGGGTGACCTGTTCCCCGACCTCGGCCCGGAAGCCCCGGTCATCTCCGGGGTGGCGCACGACCGCAGCGAAGCGCTGGCCACCGTGCGCGGCGTTCCGAACGAGCCCGGCATGGCGGCGAAAGTGTTCACCGAGCTGGCGACGGCCGGTGTGAATGTGGACATGATCGTGCAGGCCGGCGCGTCCGTGGGCACCGCGGAGATCTCCTTCACCGTGCCGGAATCCACCGTCAAGGAAGTCGAGAACGTGCTGATCGACAAGCATGACGAGCTGGGCTACAAGTCGTTCGACATCAACAGGAGCGTCGGCAAGGTCGCGGTCGTGGGCGTTGGCATGAAGACCCATTCCGGCCTGGCGGCCAAGTTCTTCACCGCTCTGAGCGACAAGGGCATCAACGTGCTGATGATCTCCACATCCGAGATCCGCATCGCGGCGCTCGTCCCGCTCGACCAGCTTGACGACGCCGTGCGCGCGCTGCACACCGCCTACGGCCTCGACGCCGATCAGGTCGAAGCCGTGGTCTACGGCGGCACCGGTCGCTGA
- the recR gene encoding recombination mediator RecR: MALAYDGAIQRLIDAFAGLPGIGPKGAQRIAFYLLSASDEETGKLVDAITEVKEKVRFCDICGNVCEVSPCPVCADPRRDHGVICVVEEPKDVMSIERTREYRGQYHVLGGAINPMANVGPADLNIPKLLDRLKTDEVKEVILALDPNIEGEATTTYLSRLLSPLGIKVTRLASGLPVGSDLEYADEVTLGRALTGRREA, from the coding sequence ATGGCTTTGGCATATGACGGCGCGATACAGCGACTCATCGACGCATTTGCCGGACTGCCCGGTATCGGCCCAAAAGGGGCGCAGCGCATCGCCTTCTATCTGCTGTCGGCCTCCGACGAGGAGACGGGCAAGCTGGTCGACGCCATCACGGAAGTCAAGGAAAAAGTGCGGTTCTGCGACATCTGCGGAAACGTGTGCGAGGTCAGTCCGTGCCCGGTATGCGCCGACCCGAGACGCGACCACGGGGTGATCTGCGTGGTCGAAGAGCCGAAGGACGTGATGAGCATCGAGCGCACCCGTGAATACCGCGGCCAATACCATGTGCTCGGCGGCGCCATCAATCCGATGGCCAACGTCGGACCGGCCGACCTCAACATCCCCAAGCTTCTCGACCGCCTCAAGACTGACGAGGTCAAGGAAGTCATCCTCGCACTCGACCCCAACATCGAAGGCGAGGCGACGACGACATACCTGAGTCGTCTGCTCAGCCCGCTCGGCATCAAGGTCACCCGGCTCGCCAGCGGTCTGCCCGTCGGCAGCGACCTCGAATACGCCGACGAGGTCACGCTCGGTCGGGCCCTCACAGGTCGCCGCGAAGCATAA